The following are encoded together in the Thunnus thynnus chromosome 15, fThuThy2.1, whole genome shotgun sequence genome:
- the rpa3 gene encoding replication protein A 14 kDa subunit, with the protein MSGILDVPKPRINCSLLSQHISRPVCFVGRVEKVHPTGKTFTVTDGEGKTATVELNEPLEEELSGIVEIIGMVSNKGAIMATTYNMLREDKGIPFDLELYNEALKVIHDFPQYYPFEVAASG; encoded by the exons ATGTCAGGCATACTGGATGTCCCGAAACCAAGAATAAACTGCTCCCTGCTGTCGCAGCACATTAGCAGACCGGTGTGCTTCGTTGGGCGTGTTGAAAAG GTACACCCAACTGGGAAAACCTTCACCGTCACAGATGGAGAAGGAAAGACAGCAACGGTTGAACTAAATGAACCT ctTGAGGAAGAGCTGAGCGGCATTGTGGAGATCATTGGTATGGTGTCCAACAAAGGAGCAATAATGGCCACCACATACAACATGCTGCGAGAGGACAAGGGCATTCCTTTTG ATTTAGAGCTGTATAACGAAGCCCTGAAGGTCATCCATGATTTCCCCCAGTATTACCCTTTTGAAGTGGCTGCAAGTGGATGA